In the genome of Candidatus Desulfatibia profunda, one region contains:
- a CDS encoding TM0996/MTH895 family glutaredoxin-like protein gives MEIKVLGPGCPKCYQTENNVKEALAEAGVTADVEKVTDVMKIAGYGVFGTPAVVIDGEVKSVGKIPSKEEIKAWIKK, from the coding sequence ATGGAAATTAAAGTACTGGGACCCGGATGCCCTAAATGCTACCAAACGGAAAACAATGTCAAAGAGGCTCTGGCCGAAGCCGGTGTGACTGCCGACGTTGAGAAAGTGACCGACGTGATGAAAATCGCCGGCTACGGTGTTTTCGGCACGCCTGCGGTGGTCATCGACGGTGAGGTGAAAAGCGTCGGCAAAATTCCGTCAAAGGAAGAAATTAAGGCCTGGATCAAAAAATGA
- a CDS encoding putative zinc-binding protein yields MTQAQDCCISGENIMILACSGGSNVGQLSNQAAIELTQEGFGKMFCLAGIGGHLGGFVQSAKDVPTMVAIDGCEIGCAKAILEHAQVPIKKYLVLTDLGIEKNKDFNLKAEDIQKVKAAVKSACE; encoded by the coding sequence ATGACTCAAGCTCAAGATTGTTGTATATCTGGAGAAAATATTATGATTTTAGCGTGTTCAGGGGGATCAAATGTCGGTCAATTGAGTAACCAGGCTGCGATTGAACTCACTCAGGAAGGCTTTGGCAAAATGTTCTGCCTTGCCGGTATCGGCGGTCATTTGGGCGGCTTTGTGCAGTCGGCAAAGGATGTTCCTACCATGGTGGCTATTGACGGCTGTGAAATCGGGTGTGCCAAAGCGATTCTGGAGCATGCGCAGGTACCGATAAAAAAATACCTCGTACTGACCGATCTGGGTATTGAAAAGAACAAGGATTTCAACCTTAAAGCTGAAGATATCCAGAAAGTTAAAGCGGCGGTAAAGTCTGCATGCGAATAA
- a CDS encoding permease: protein LTCLIPAFFIAGAIAVFVSQAAVLKYFGAQAKKVLAYSVASVSGTILAVCSCTVLPLFAGIYTRGAGIGPATAFLYSGPAINVLAITLTAKILGWQLGLARAVGAIIFAVATGLLMALIFHKDDAARTAGQIYVPEAGAKTRTLLQDTLYLVTMVLILVFAAFAKPTEGSTGLWPAIFAAKWYITVALLIVLALMLKTWFNRQERIDWVQSTWGFMKQIFPLLGAGVLVAGFMLGRPGHPALIPDHYIEGLVGGNSLWANLFAAVSGALMYFATLTEVPILQGLLGAGMGKGPALALLLAGPALSLPNMLVIGGIMGVRKTAVFCGIIVIMSTIAGMIYGSFAG, encoded by the coding sequence CTCACCTGCCTGATTCCCGCCTTTTTTATTGCCGGCGCCATTGCCGTTTTTGTTTCCCAGGCGGCGGTATTGAAATACTTCGGAGCCCAGGCCAAAAAGGTTTTGGCCTATTCGGTTGCCAGCGTTTCCGGCACGATCCTGGCGGTGTGCTCCTGTACGGTACTGCCGCTGTTTGCGGGCATCTATACGCGCGGGGCCGGCATCGGCCCGGCCACGGCCTTTCTGTATTCCGGTCCGGCCATTAATGTTTTGGCCATTACCCTGACCGCCAAAATTCTGGGCTGGCAACTGGGACTGGCGCGAGCCGTCGGCGCGATCATCTTTGCCGTTGCTACCGGACTGCTGATGGCGCTCATTTTTCACAAAGATGACGCCGCCCGCACCGCCGGACAGATCTACGTCCCGGAGGCCGGCGCAAAGACCCGAACACTTCTCCAGGATACGCTTTATCTTGTAACCATGGTTCTGATCCTGGTATTTGCCGCCTTTGCCAAACCAACCGAGGGTTCTACCGGTCTTTGGCCGGCTATTTTTGCCGCCAAGTGGTACATTACCGTGGCCCTTTTGATCGTTTTGGCCCTGATGCTCAAGACCTGGTTCAATCGCCAGGAGCGCATCGACTGGGTGCAATCCACCTGGGGATTTATGAAACAGATATTTCCGCTTTTAGGTGCCGGAGTGCTGGTAGCCGGCTTTATGCTGGGCCGTCCGGGCCATCCGGCCCTGATTCCCGATCATTATATCGAGGGGCTTGTGGGTGGCAATTCCCTCTGGGCCAACCTGTTTGCCGCGGTATCCGGAGCGCTGATGTACTTTGCAACCCTTACGGAGGTGCCGATCCTTCAGGGTCTCTTGGGCGCCGGCATGGGCAAGGGGCCGGCGCTGGCGCTTCTTTTGGCAGGACCGGCCTTGTCCCTGCCGAATATGCTGGTCATCGGCGGGATTATGGGCGTCAGGAAAACCGCTGTTTTCTGCGGCATCATCGTGATCATGTCCACCATCGCCGGTATGATTTACGGCAGCTTTGCAGGATAA